A DNA window from Microcystis aeruginosa NIES-843 contains the following coding sequences:
- a CDS encoding ABC transporter ATP-binding protein gives MPANLLEVRGATRRFGGLVAVDGVSFQVQKNEIFGLIGPNGAGKTTLFNLITGLIPLSSGDLIYQGDSLANYRPHQIAQAGIARTFQNLRLFGELSALENVAIAGNIHNSSNLWTGIFGLPVSRREEEKTYKRAAELLDLVGLTDQSNRKASNLAYGDQRRLEIARALALQPQLLLLDEPAAGMNPSEKGSLSQLIRQIRDNLALTVLLIEHHVPLVMGLCDRIAVLDFGKLIALGEPATVRENPAVIEAYLGDE, from the coding sequence ATGCCAGCAAATTTATTAGAAGTGCGGGGAGCCACCCGTCGATTTGGGGGATTAGTCGCCGTCGATGGGGTTTCCTTTCAGGTACAAAAAAACGAGATTTTTGGCTTAATTGGACCCAATGGGGCGGGAAAAACGACTTTATTTAATCTGATCACCGGTTTAATTCCCCTATCCAGCGGTGATTTAATTTATCAAGGCGACAGTTTGGCTAATTATCGTCCTCACCAGATCGCTCAGGCGGGAATTGCCCGGACTTTCCAGAATTTGCGCTTATTTGGTGAATTATCGGCTTTAGAAAATGTGGCGATCGCTGGTAACATTCACAATAGCTCCAATCTCTGGACGGGAATTTTCGGTTTACCGGTTTCGAGAAGGGAGGAGGAAAAAACCTATAAAAGAGCAGCGGAATTATTAGATTTAGTCGGATTAACTGACCAAAGCAATCGGAAAGCCTCTAATTTAGCCTATGGTGATCAAAGACGCTTGGAAATCGCCCGCGCTTTAGCTTTGCAACCCCAGTTATTACTCCTCGATGAACCGGCAGCCGGGATGAATCCCAGCGAAAAGGGGTCATTAAGTCAGCTAATTCGACAAATTCGTGATAATTTAGCTTTAACTGTCCTGTTAATCGAACATCATGTGCCTTTAGTGATGGGATTATGCGATCGCATTGCCGTGTTAGATTTCGGTAAGTTAATCGCTTTGGGAGAGCCAGCTACAGTCAGGGAGAATCCCGCGGTGATTGAAGCTTATTTAGGGGATGAATAA
- a CDS encoding Crp/Fnr family transcriptional regulator gives MSSSVPSSDFIPLIGQETEIFNWAKSHYRNHTFAKDEKVATRPGLLYFVESGAIRIVGKAQVNVIDQKSSRQLPMADSEEVFLGFVGAGQPFEIVSQFPFQLQAQAHLDGTELVWLYWEDIEKWPQLRAAVMETFRHQYQRKLFWLSILGQKRSLDRLMGFLVLLLEEYGQPCVEGYYLPYPLTHAQIASAIGTTRVTVTRLIGKLRQQNSIFFKQDNLIGLPSLFLSQN, from the coding sequence ATGTCTTCTTCGGTTCCTTCGTCGGATTTTATACCCTTAATCGGTCAAGAAACAGAAATCTTTAACTGGGCAAAATCCCATTATCGTAACCATACCTTTGCCAAAGATGAAAAAGTAGCCACGCGCCCCGGGCTATTATACTTTGTGGAATCTGGGGCGATTCGTATTGTTGGTAAGGCACAAGTTAACGTTATTGACCAAAAATCCTCCCGTCAACTACCTATGGCCGATAGTGAGGAAGTATTTCTCGGTTTTGTGGGTGCAGGTCAACCTTTTGAGATTGTTTCTCAATTTCCCTTTCAATTACAAGCCCAAGCTCATCTAGACGGAACCGAGTTAGTCTGGTTATACTGGGAAGATATAGAAAAATGGCCGCAATTGCGAGCGGCTGTTATGGAAACTTTTCGCCATCAATACCAGCGTAAGTTATTTTGGTTGAGTATTCTCGGTCAAAAACGCTCCCTCGATCGATTAATGGGGTTCTTGGTTCTATTATTGGAAGAATACGGTCAACCCTGTGTGGAAGGCTATTATCTCCCCTATCCCCTAACTCACGCTCAAATTGCCAGCGCCATCGGCACTACCAGAGTAACAGTAACAAGATTAATCGGTAAATTGCGACAACAAAATTCGATCTTTTTTAAGCAGGATAATCTTATCGGATTGCCCAGTTTATTTTTGAGTCAGAATTAA
- a CDS encoding RNA-guided endonuclease InsQ/TnpB family protein produces the protein MLVVEAKLKNGTPEQYQKLDEAIRTSQFVRNSCVRYWMDNQGTNRNDLQKLCAVLANNKETPWVNKLNSQARQSAADRAWQSISKFYQNCHAKIPGKKGFPRFKKHSRSVEYKLTGYKLSDERRQIKFTDGFKAGEFDLWCSQKTLVYYSEQQIKRVRVVRRADGYYCQFLIDVERQEYHKPTGQITGIDLGLKEFYTDAQGNTVENPRYLSKSEKRLKKAQRRLSKRFRQGKKQSKNYHKQRIKVARLHLKVSRQRKDKAIKDALALVQSNDLVVYEALKVRNLVKNRKLSKSISDASWYQFTEWLNYFAKIYRIVCVAVPPHFTSQDCSVCGTRVQKTLSTRTHQCPNCKTILDRDHNAAINILKKGLKYLGNYLNGTVGQTETDPNALGESDLWVFNGDIENLSCLVEQGISDSDRSRIPRHSVA, from the coding sequence ATGCTAGTCGTAGAAGCCAAGTTAAAAAACGGGACACCAGAACAATACCAAAAACTTGATGAAGCTATTAGAACTTCTCAGTTTGTGCGTAACTCTTGTGTTCGTTATTGGATGGACAATCAAGGGACAAACCGCAATGATCTCCAAAAACTTTGTGCGGTACTAGCTAACAATAAAGAGACCCCTTGGGTTAATAAATTAAACTCACAAGCACGTCAATCGGCTGCTGATAGAGCCTGGCAATCAATTAGTAAGTTTTACCAGAATTGTCATGCTAAGATACCGGGAAAAAAGGGGTTTCCTCGGTTCAAAAAGCATAGTCGTTCGGTTGAATACAAACTAACAGGCTACAAACTATCTGATGAGCGACGTCAAATTAAGTTTACTGACGGTTTTAAAGCAGGAGAATTTGATTTATGGTGTAGTCAAAAAACCTTAGTTTATTATTCAGAGCAACAGATTAAACGGGTAAGAGTTGTTAGACGTGCTGACGGTTATTATTGTCAGTTTTTGATTGACGTAGAACGGCAAGAATACCATAAACCAACGGGACAAATAACAGGAATTGACTTAGGGTTAAAAGAGTTTTATACCGACGCTCAAGGTAATACTGTAGAGAATCCACGTTATTTAAGCAAGTCAGAAAAACGACTTAAAAAAGCACAAAGGAGATTATCAAAACGATTTCGTCAAGGAAAGAAACAGTCTAAAAACTATCACAAGCAACGGATAAAAGTAGCTAGGCTTCATCTTAAAGTATCAAGACAACGTAAAGACAAAGCAATTAAAGACGCTTTGGCGTTAGTCCAGTCTAATGATCTGGTAGTCTATGAAGCTTTAAAGGTAAGAAACTTAGTCAAAAACCGTAAGCTGTCTAAGTCGATTTCTGATGCTTCTTGGTATCAATTCACTGAATGGTTGAATTATTTTGCTAAGATTTATCGGATTGTCTGTGTTGCTGTTCCTCCCCATTTTACTAGCCAAGATTGTTCAGTTTGTGGGACGAGAGTTCAAAAAACATTAAGCACTAGAACTCACCAATGTCCTAACTGTAAAACAATCTTAGATAGGGATCATAATGCAGCAATAAATATTCTTAAAAAAGGGTTGAAATATTTGGGAAATTATCTCAACGGTACTGTTGGGCAAACAGAAACCGACCCAAACGCCTTGGGAGAGTCCGACCTCTGGGTTTTTAATGGAGACATTGAGAATCTAAGCTGTCTCGTTGAACAAGGAATTTCCGATAGTGATAGGTCAAGAATCCCCCGTCACAGCGTAGCTTGA
- a CDS encoding protein kinase domain-containing protein, with translation MLDRVLHSRYQVQQVLGKKTILARDRQTTQLVIIKLISVPSGQGSQFIGEITGKIALLRQLSHPSLPKYLDSFEIDSSQEQIIAIVRPYLSAQPLENYLNSSYLLAEQDLKQIAKYLLEILSYLHQQDVPINHGNIKLSNILFDTQSHRFYLVDFAFDSDSPTTDLEDIGKTLISLATGIKHRYIPENFEQKTNLSAFFIYWLKRLSNSPPDPHFRSVTEALASLYSCQLILVSIGNLTKPYGSEVTVYKKDNLLQIKIASKTKQKFFNNLKTQLRQFLPSLFFTIILLTIVGIYDLKLVAFLIPIILIFLLNLISSSLSWQLWKSFWQGELELKITPKKVSLYQKLWGLKFKLTAHAASCEIYSLIRRNVTVTMQGENVNIIPPSLVLVANHREYVITASEDVSEAELDWLAQQLSDWLRLPITRI, from the coding sequence ATGCTCGATCGAGTTCTCCATAGTCGTTATCAAGTCCAACAGGTGCTGGGAAAAAAAACTATCTTAGCGAGGGACAGACAGACCACCCAGTTAGTTATCATTAAACTTATTTCTGTTCCTAGTGGGCAAGGTAGTCAGTTTATCGGAGAAATAACCGGTAAAATTGCCCTATTGCGACAACTCTCCCACCCATCTCTCCCCAAATACCTCGATAGCTTTGAGATAGATTCATCCCAAGAACAAATCATCGCTATTGTCCGACCTTATTTATCAGCGCAGCCTTTAGAAAACTATCTTAACTCCAGTTATTTGTTAGCAGAACAAGATCTCAAACAAATTGCCAAATATCTTTTGGAGATTCTCTCCTATCTCCATCAGCAGGATGTCCCCATTAACCACGGCAATATTAAACTTAGTAATATCCTCTTTGATACCCAGTCCCATCGTTTTTATCTAGTTGATTTTGCCTTTGATTCCGATTCTCCCACCACCGACTTAGAGGATATAGGCAAAACTTTAATCAGTTTAGCCACGGGGATTAAGCATCGTTACATACCCGAAAACTTTGAGCAAAAAACTAATCTAAGTGCTTTTTTCATCTATTGGTTAAAAAGATTATCAAACTCCCCCCCAGACCCTCATTTTCGTTCGGTGACAGAAGCTTTAGCCAGCTTATATAGTTGTCAATTGATCTTAGTATCTATTGGCAATCTGACCAAACCCTACGGCAGCGAAGTTACTGTTTATAAAAAAGATAATCTCCTGCAAATAAAAATCGCTAGTAAAACCAAACAAAAGTTTTTCAACAATCTCAAAACCCAGTTAAGACAGTTTTTACCATCCCTATTTTTTACGATCATTCTCTTAACCATAGTCGGTATTTATGATCTCAAACTGGTCGCTTTTTTAATCCCGATTATCCTAATTTTTCTGCTCAATTTAATCTCCTCTAGTTTATCTTGGCAGTTATGGAAATCTTTTTGGCAGGGGGAACTAGAGTTAAAAATTACCCCCAAAAAAGTTTCTCTCTACCAAAAACTCTGGGGGCTGAAATTTAAACTAACTGCCCATGCTGCTAGTTGCGAAATTTATAGTCTCATTCGTCGCAATGTCACCGTCACTATGCAGGGAGAAAATGTTAATATTATTCCTCCTTCTCTGGTTCTCGTTGCCAACCATCGAGAATATGTTATCACTGCCAGTGAAGATGTTAGCGAAGCGGAATTAGATTGGTTGGCACAACAGTTAAGTGATTGGCTACGTTTACCGATTACGAGAATTTAA
- the dps gene encoding DNA starvation/stationary phase protection protein Dps: protein MVATPVKTKTTGQYYATRIDLALDIRKAIVEILSQTLAASLDLKTQVKQAHWNVKGLNFYQLHSLFDEMATELEGYGDMVAERITALGGTALGTARIAAANSILPEYPADIVDGSEHIVALAERYALYAAHLRSAIDTTGNQGDADTADLYTEISRDIDKRLWFLEAHLIKSEDVIR, encoded by the coding sequence ATGGTAGCCACTCCAGTCAAAACCAAAACCACGGGACAATACTACGCCACCCGCATCGATTTAGCATTAGATATCCGCAAAGCTATTGTTGAAATCTTAAGCCAAACCCTTGCCGCTAGTTTAGACCTAAAAACTCAGGTTAAACAGGCCCACTGGAATGTAAAAGGTTTAAATTTCTACCAATTGCACAGCCTCTTCGACGAAATGGCCACGGAATTAGAAGGCTATGGGGACATGGTAGCAGAACGGATTACCGCTTTAGGTGGAACCGCTTTAGGAACAGCGCGCATCGCTGCCGCTAACTCGATTCTGCCGGAATATCCGGCTGATATCGTCGATGGTAGTGAACATATCGTTGCTTTAGCCGAACGTTATGCCTTATACGCCGCCCATCTTCGTTCTGCTATTGATACTACTGGCAATCAAGGGGATGCCGACACAGCAGATCTCTATACGGAAATCTCCCGGGACATCGATAAACGTCTCTGGTTCCTAGAAGCGCATCTGATTAAATCGGAAGATGTTATCAGATAA
- a CDS encoding IS5-like element ISMae4 family transposase, whose product MFISKIMDYQNLSDEQFKRRFGVYKQTYRKMVESVKSVEADSNSPSKRGPKPKLSIEEQVLVTLEYWREYRTYFHIGTSWELSESTICRIVNKTEKMLLQSGNFRLKGKKALLNQAEIPVITVMDVTETPIERPQKKQKDFLGGKRGYHTLKSQLVADQNTEEIICVFCGKGRGHDFSLFKKSRVRFHPLTTSIEDSGYQGIAAYHSNSYTPKKKSKNRKLTELEKEYNKALAKERIIIEHINRKLKIFKILSCKYRNRRRRYSLRVNLLAAIYNGELGIGIAAS is encoded by the coding sequence ATGTTTATTAGCAAAATTATGGATTATCAAAACTTATCAGATGAACAATTCAAACGCCGTTTCGGTGTGTATAAACAAACCTATAGAAAGATGGTAGAATCAGTAAAAAGTGTTGAAGCCGACTCTAATTCACCATCTAAAAGGGGACCGAAACCTAAACTATCTATAGAAGAACAAGTTTTAGTAACGTTAGAATATTGGCGAGAATATAGAACATATTTTCACATTGGTACAAGCTGGGAACTATCAGAATCAACTATATGTCGGATTGTAAATAAGACGGAAAAAATGCTTTTACAATCGGGAAACTTCCGTTTAAAAGGAAAAAAAGCTTTACTCAATCAAGCAGAGATACCGGTCATAACGGTAATGGATGTAACGGAAACTCCCATTGAACGCCCCCAAAAGAAACAGAAAGATTTTTTGGGGGGTAAAAGAGGTTATCATACTTTAAAATCCCAATTAGTAGCTGATCAAAATACCGAGGAAATTATCTGTGTCTTTTGTGGGAAAGGTAGAGGTCATGATTTTAGTTTATTTAAAAAAAGTCGAGTTCGTTTTCATCCTTTAACTACCAGCATAGAAGACAGTGGTTATCAGGGAATAGCTGCATACCATAGTAATAGTTATACACCGAAAAAGAAATCGAAAAATAGAAAATTAACAGAGTTAGAAAAAGAGTATAACAAGGCTTTAGCCAAAGAAAGGATTATCATTGAACATATAAATAGGAAACTCAAAATCTTTAAAATCTTATCCTGTAAATATCGGAATCGTCGTCGAAGATATAGTTTAAGAGTTAACTTGTTGGCGGCTATTTATAACGGTGAGTTAGGGATAGGTATAGCAGCTTCTTAA
- a CDS encoding AI-2E family transporter: protein MKNDAKIIDLVIRLFFLGLLLFAGFTLLRPFLTMILWGAILAIAWYPLFLWLKKLLAGRAKLATVLLTLLCLGIIIGPVSGIAAVLAGNLRTMAEYIDTGAVLIPPPPADVATWPLIGERIAGLWQQASDNTGQFLQRFEPQLKELGKISLSLATSTGLTVLKFIASILIAAALTLSAKNLTRPMNRLAEKIAPGRGIALAGLTASTVRNVSRGIIGVAIIQSLLIGIGLVTVGTPAAGLLTLLTLILGILQIGPGLIVLGALIHAWVTLPNSIALLFTLWMIPATLVDNFLKPILMGRGLPIPMVVILLGVFGGVIAYGIIGLFVGPVLLGLCYELVRAWIGEDSPEPVANSHDRPI, encoded by the coding sequence ATGAAAAATGACGCTAAAATTATCGATCTCGTCATCCGGCTGTTTTTTCTCGGCCTGTTGTTATTTGCTGGGTTCACCCTGCTGCGTCCCTTCCTAACCATGATCCTCTGGGGAGCAATTCTAGCGATCGCTTGGTATCCGCTCTTTCTCTGGTTAAAAAAGTTACTCGCTGGCCGGGCGAAACTGGCCACAGTTCTCCTCACCCTACTTTGTCTAGGGATTATTATCGGTCCGGTGAGTGGCATTGCAGCGGTTCTGGCGGGTAATCTGCGAACGATGGCCGAATATATCGATACTGGTGCGGTGCTGATTCCCCCTCCCCCCGCCGATGTGGCCACCTGGCCGCTGATCGGCGAAAGGATTGCCGGTCTCTGGCAGCAGGCATCAGATAACACGGGTCAATTTCTTCAACGCTTCGAGCCACAATTAAAAGAACTGGGGAAAATCTCCCTTTCTCTGGCCACCAGTACCGGTCTGACGGTGCTGAAATTTATCGCCTCGATTCTGATTGCGGCGGCCCTCACCCTCTCCGCTAAAAATCTGACTCGCCCGATGAACCGGTTAGCGGAAAAGATCGCCCCGGGTCGAGGAATCGCGCTGGCCGGTCTGACCGCCTCTACCGTCCGCAATGTTAGCCGCGGTATTATTGGCGTTGCTATTATCCAGAGTCTTTTGATCGGCATCGGTTTAGTAACGGTGGGAACGCCTGCGGCCGGTTTATTAACTCTCCTCACCCTAATTTTGGGCATTCTCCAAATTGGCCCCGGTTTGATTGTCTTGGGGGCGCTCATTCACGCTTGGGTAACACTACCCAATTCTATCGCCCTATTATTTACCCTCTGGATGATTCCCGCCACCTTGGTGGATAATTTCCTCAAACCGATCTTAATGGGGCGCGGTCTGCCCATTCCCATGGTGGTGATTCTGCTAGGGGTGTTCGGGGGAGTGATCGCCTACGGGATTATTGGTTTATTCGTCGGGCCAGTTCTGCTCGGTCTTTGCTACGAGTTAGTTAGGGCTTGGATTGGCGAGGATAGCCCCGAACCGGTGGCAAATAGCCATGATCGGCCAATCTAA
- a CDS encoding type II toxin-antitoxin system RelE/ParE family toxin yields MADRVNYRLVWSPKAIEDVDAIASYISRDSPSYAAAVVRRILDISYSLENCPLEAKKCAEFSDDTIREKSAYAYRLIYQIQGAVVIIAAIVHSKHFLD; encoded by the coding sequence ATGGCTGATCGAGTGAATTATCGCCTTGTCTGGTCGCCCAAAGCAATTGAAGACGTGGATGCGATCGCATCTTATATTAGTCGAGATTCCCCGTCCTACGCGGCGGCCGTCGTGCGTCGAATTCTTGATATAAGCTATTCTTTAGAAAATTGTCCCCTAGAAGCGAAAAAATGCGCCGAATTTAGTGATGATACCATCCGAGAAAAGTCTGCCTATGCCTACCGTCTGATCTATCAAATTCAAGGAGCAGTAGTTATTATAGCGGCGATCGTCCATAGTAAGCATTTCTTGGATTGA
- a CDS encoding GTP-binding protein: MTSDPFLDRAWNTEDLEQALRGVGTIQEELNYNQARNSLSKLVDRLDLTSIEKIGLEAEIDRLVALLEKLDRSLIQIAAFGLVGRGKSSILNALVGQEIFTTGPLHGVTRTIKGVNWQLSSDDTFPHLARLTLNGQGNAQVQLLDTPGIDEVDGQTREILACQVAQQVDLILFIISGDMTKVEFSALAKLREAGKPMILVFNKIDQYPEVDRLAIYEKIASERVKELLSPDEIVMVAASPLLAETVKGQDGRLKMQRFCGKPQIEALKLKILEILEREGKSLVALNSMLYADEVNEQIVARKMAIRDRGANQLIQKAVMIKASAIALNPVTVLDLFTGAVIDLAMILALSRLYGIDLTRQGAIALLQKIALNMGGISASEFLAVLGLSSLKGLLGLSIPATGGISLLPYTSIALTQAGVAGVSCYAIGQVTKTYLANGATWGPDGPKAVVASILDSLDETSILNRIKRELGSKLGVGG; the protein is encoded by the coding sequence ATGACCTCTGACCCGTTCCTCGATCGAGCTTGGAATACCGAAGACCTAGAACAAGCGCTTCGAGGTGTCGGCACTATTCAAGAAGAACTCAACTATAATCAGGCACGCAATTCTCTGAGCAAACTTGTCGATCGTCTGGATCTTACCTCGATCGAGAAAATTGGTCTAGAAGCGGAGATTGATCGCCTAGTGGCCCTGCTAGAAAAACTCGATCGATCCCTGATTCAAATTGCCGCTTTTGGCCTGGTGGGCCGGGGAAAATCCTCGATTTTAAATGCTCTGGTCGGTCAAGAAATCTTTACAACCGGTCCTCTACACGGAGTTACCCGCACCATTAAAGGGGTAAATTGGCAGTTAAGCAGCGATGATACTTTCCCTCATCTAGCGCGTCTGACCCTGAACGGCCAGGGTAATGCTCAGGTGCAATTGCTTGATACTCCCGGTATTGATGAGGTAGATGGGCAAACGAGGGAAATTCTCGCCTGTCAGGTGGCGCAGCAGGTGGATTTAATCCTTTTTATCATCTCTGGTGATATGACCAAAGTGGAATTTTCCGCCTTGGCCAAGTTACGCGAAGCAGGAAAACCGATGATTTTGGTCTTTAATAAAATCGATCAGTATCCGGAAGTCGATCGCCTCGCTATCTATGAAAAAATCGCCTCAGAACGGGTGAAAGAATTACTCTCCCCCGATGAGATTGTTATGGTGGCGGCCTCTCCCCTCCTGGCGGAGACGGTTAAAGGGCAGGATGGTCGGCTAAAAATGCAACGATTTTGCGGAAAACCACAGATAGAAGCCCTGAAACTCAAAATTTTGGAAATTCTAGAGCGAGAGGGTAAATCGCTGGTAGCACTCAATTCTATGCTGTATGCGGACGAGGTAAACGAGCAAATTGTCGCCCGCAAAATGGCTATCCGTGATCGCGGGGCTAATCAATTGATTCAAAAAGCAGTGATGATCAAAGCATCGGCGATCGCTCTGAATCCGGTGACGGTGTTGGATCTGTTTACGGGGGCAGTTATCGATCTAGCCATGATTCTCGCTCTTTCTCGCTTATACGGCATCGATTTAACTCGTCAGGGGGCGATCGCTCTTTTACAAAAAATTGCCCTCAATATGGGTGGCATTAGTGCCAGCGAATTTTTAGCGGTTTTGGGTTTAAGTTCCCTAAAAGGATTACTCGGTCTCTCGATTCCTGCCACTGGCGGCATTTCTCTCCTTCCCTATACTTCGATCGCCCTGACTCAAGCGGGGGTTGCCGGTGTATCCTGTTACGCGATCGGCCAAGTGACGAAAACCTATCTCGCTAATGGGGCCACCTGGGGACCCGATGGCCCGAAGGCAGTGGTGGCCAGCATTCTCGATTCCCTCGATGAAACCTCGATTCTCAACCGGATTAAGCGGGAATTAGGCTCAAAATTGGGGGTTGGGGGTTAG
- a CDS encoding type II toxin-antitoxin system HicB family antitoxin: MKLTVTLDRDEDGVWVVECPSIPGCVSQGKTRAEALENIRDAIIACLQVRAERGLPLTIETHQVEVMA, encoded by the coding sequence ATGAAGTTGACTGTAACACTTGACCGTGACGAAGATGGAGTTTGGGTTGTAGAATGCCCCAGCATTCCGGGTTGTGTCAGCCAAGGTAAAACGAGAGCAGAAGCTCTTGAAAATATCAGAGATGCAATTATCGCCTGCCTTCAAGTTCGTGCAGAACGTGGGCTACCCCTAACGATTGAAACTCACCAAGTAGAGGTAATGGCATAA
- a CDS encoding IS607 family transposase: MDMKLSDYAKKTGISYRTAWRWWKQGNLTGYQLPSGTIIITDDNHSKPDLIACIYARVSSAENKDNLDRQADRLKDYAVARGYKIYKVVKEVGSGLNDNRQQLAKILVDPNYNVLIVEHKDRLARFGTNYLEILLKELDKKVEIVNQSEDNQDELMSDLIAIITSFCSRIYGLRRSKRKTEKIIAELKDNG; the protein is encoded by the coding sequence ATAGATATGAAACTATCAGACTATGCAAAAAAAACAGGAATAAGTTATCGAACGGCTTGGAGGTGGTGGAAACAAGGGAATTTAACAGGTTATCAATTGCCTTCTGGTACAATTATCATAACGGATGACAACCATTCAAAACCCGACTTGATAGCCTGCATTTATGCAAGAGTTTCCAGTGCCGAAAATAAAGACAATCTAGATAGACAAGCTGACCGATTAAAAGATTATGCTGTTGCCAGAGGCTACAAAATCTACAAAGTTGTCAAAGAAGTAGGCAGTGGATTAAACGATAATCGCCAACAATTAGCCAAAATTCTAGTTGACCCCAATTATAATGTTTTAATTGTTGAACACAAAGACCGTCTAGCCAGATTTGGGACTAATTATCTAGAAATCTTGTTAAAAGAACTAGATAAAAAAGTGGAGATTGTCAATCAAAGTGAGGATAATCAGGATGAGTTGATGTCAGATTTAATAGCCATTATAACCTCTTTTTGTTCTCGAATTTACGGATTAAGAAGGTCGAAAAGAAAGACAGAAAAGATTATAGCTGAGTTAAAAGACAACGGATAA
- a CDS encoding type II toxin-antitoxin system HicA family toxin, which produces MSSALPVLSGREVVRVFETFGWQVARQSVSHIIMVKEGEQVTLSVPDHREVAKGTLRSLIRTAGITVQEFVSGMR; this is translated from the coding sequence ATGTCCTCTGCTCTTCCTGTTCTCAGCGGACGTGAGGTAGTCCGAGTATTTGAAACCTTCGGCTGGCAAGTTGCGCGTCAAAGTGTAAGCCATATTATCATGGTTAAGGAGGGCGAACAGGTAACACTCTCTGTTCCTGATCATCGTGAAGTGGCAAAGGGTACGCTTCGTAGTCTTATTCGTACTGCTGGAATTACGGTACAAGAATTTGTTTCTGGCATGAGATGA
- a CDS encoding transglutaminase family protein, with translation MSVIYDLEHITSYHYRKLVTFGEHRAIFLPSAGHGERIISYSVEANIAAKTRWTMDTLSNNVVGIEFAQAASELIVTCRLRAEHFGLKAIADFPLDQRAIEIPIQYTPDEWLDLVVFMRPHAEDADGSLAAWAKSFVAGDQDDTLDVMARMMAAIKDNFTYQSRESEGTQSPGETLRLKSGTCRDYAWLMIEALRRLGLACRFVSGYLYDAALDGGEVGMTGSGATHAWLQVYLPGAGWRNYDPTNQITAGFDLIRVAIARHPGQIIPLSGSWFGDADDYLSMDVKVTIRKLGTLPDFDPRE, from the coding sequence ATGAGTGTCATCTACGACTTGGAACACATCACCAGCTATCATTATCGTAAACTGGTAACTTTTGGGGAACATCGGGCGATTTTTTTGCCCAGCGCCGGTCACGGTGAAAGAATTATCAGTTATTCTGTAGAGGCGAATATTGCCGCCAAAACGCGCTGGACTATGGATACTCTATCTAACAACGTGGTAGGGATTGAATTCGCTCAAGCAGCGTCAGAATTAATCGTTACCTGTCGATTACGGGCGGAACATTTTGGCTTAAAAGCGATCGCTGATTTTCCCCTCGATCAACGGGCGATCGAAATTCCCATCCAGTACACCCCCGATGAATGGTTAGACCTGGTGGTGTTTATGCGTCCCCACGCTGAGGATGCCGACGGCAGCTTGGCAGCTTGGGCCAAAAGTTTTGTAGCGGGGGATCAAGATGATACCCTCGATGTCATGGCAAGAATGATGGCGGCTATCAAAGATAATTTTACCTACCAATCCCGGGAGAGTGAAGGAACTCAATCCCCCGGAGAAACCCTGCGGCTAAAGTCGGGAACTTGTCGCGATTATGCTTGGTTGATGATCGAAGCTTTGCGAAGATTGGGTTTAGCCTGTCGTTTTGTCAGTGGCTATCTCTACGATGCTGCCCTCGACGGTGGTGAAGTGGGGATGACTGGCTCTGGTGCTACCCATGCTTGGTTACAGGTTTATCTACCGGGGGCCGGTTGGCGTAATTATGATCCGACTAATCAAATTACCGCCGGCTTTGATTTAATTCGAGTGGCGATCGCTCGTCATCCCGGTCAAATCATACCTCTTTCTGGTTCTTGGTTTGGTGATGCCGATGACTATTTATCTATGGATGTTAAAGTGACCATTCGCAAGCTGGGGACGCTGCCAGATTTTGATCCGAGGGAATAG